aaattcaaatttaaatatttaacagctTTATTACAGTGATAAACTGAAAAACTATCATGTTGTTGAGCGAGCAAATGTAAACTGGGCCTGCGATTAACTTTGTAGTTGTAAACTAAAGGTTATAGCCCATGAGCGCAAAGTATGGCTCAAACGCAacaaaaaagtgtaaaaataaatataccataagcaaaaatcaattttgttaaaattaagtgtattttactaaaatagtagttattatattaatattaattaatcaaggatttacagttatattaaaatgtttaatattgaaattaattaaaagttataattttaagtattttttttttaaatttactagtttttaaagtgtagttataatattaggtaccttaaaattaaattttaaattttaagtccaCAGTTTTCAAGTTTTccaatctaaatttttttttctgtttaaaagtttcatgtttgtataatttacaagaCTTTAAATTTGCTTTGCTCGTCATCGCaatttgttacaatataatgCAGACAAATACAATAACCGTTGTTGTAATTTGTCATGAAACtggtaaaatatactatatcaggttatatatttttttgcgcTTTTATCTCACTGCCATAGTTTTAGAGagcaaattaattttcagcTTATAAGTAATCGAAAAAAGGTCAATTCGTGCTTTTGCGTATCACTGAAAATTGGCctgaaaagtttaataaaataaataatataataaataataataagtaataaaatagatcGATTGTAAAAACGACACAGAAATTTAAGATGATAAAAAAGGTTAGTAGTAAACTCTTATTTTgacttaaagtaaaaaaatatcagtgcGTTAATTCgtgaattaaatgatttattttacttaaaaatgaatatattttacttacactttacactacaatttcagttatatttttactctgtaattttacttatatttttggcactaaatattaaaatgaagtcTAACACTGAAACATTTTTGCTACATTTTTagacaattttacatttatataacgaTTTACATACTATGAATActaatatgaaaatgaaaaaaaaaaaacagaataatttttgaaagatAATGAGGAAGAACTGTCCGTAGTATCAGGGTGTCTTCTGGATAATGTTAAATGATTctcaaaatattgtaagaaaatttttaattagatataagaagattttgacataatatttttattctggcCGAGTGTATAATTACTAAtcgaacacattttttttttatctatacttAGGTAAATTtggtttatacattaaatccatttttttgcATGTTATTAACGACATAAGATTTCTTTCTattggaattttaaataatcaacataaataatacattaagtgGACTAGATAcagatattttgattttctgaCTCTAACTAATTATGGGTAAAGTTATATcactatttattgtattactttacagttaatatagttatacttcataatagataaataaacaacaatatcttatattattggtttaacTTAAGGTTTTTGGTATCTAACTACCTAATTTAAGATACCTAAAttgcaaaattataacaaaaacctcaaaaacacatataattcattaatacaatttccTTGGAATGGAAAATATCtagtagttttttattaagtatttaacatttttttatgcatgtttaaaatgttcttcCATATTAACTCCTATAATATCCGAGCTCTAATTATTAGTATCATCATTGACATCACAGATTTATGCATTTTTCTTACCTCATTCATATCCATTTATctggtataataataccaagtatattcttatatagGTAGTCGGAATATCTTGTTTTTCCATAGCTtgacatatacatattataaatattaaatagcttgtatatatcaatatatataatatatataccaccGTCACACTAATTTTACATGCGCCTCGTGATCGatatcaaacatattttatttattgatgattACATTGAAATCGTCAACATTTAATCGATTTTTACTAGAGCTactataatcaaaatacaGCGACAAAAGTTGGAAGGTAAattgtactataatacataataatatattgtagttaaGTCATAGTTATTTTTCTACAGTGTCAATTttcttattgaaaaatatttcattttatgaaatttacatACTCTAATGAATACTTAACATAACAGTGGCatggtataaaattttatatattattctcctGACCctgcaaatttataaaactaaatcaaaACTTGCCattcaattataaacttataagtatcaacatacaatattacactacaattaattcgattatgataaataattatactaacgataaacaaatattgaaatataggtatacaatcatattataaccatCGATCCAGgcgtaatatttttacaaacatacCTTTAGAAACGTTCTAAGTATTTGAAGtattatcaaacaataaaattattatatttctcgttgaaattattggtaaataataatgttaaaattgccAATTAAtcgtgtaaataaaatacctttcagaaaaaaaatgcaatagtaagtaattttgtatactaatcatattttatttcacaaatatGTAGATCcccattttctttaaaaaaataacataggcAATgtcaaataagtaataatttattaataataatttttaaatataaaaactcgtacaatatcattttaaagaactaatcatttataatttaattgcttcaaacaaaagatttattttacactgaaCTCTCGTACCATTTTAGACaggatttttttcaataatttcatcGCATACCTCATACCATTCTCACtaccataaataaatagtttctgGCTGTTCGATTTACCGAAACAGAACGAAACCgtcattttttgaattttggcTGTCTTGCATATATATTGGCTCAAGCACCCGTTCATAGCGGTAATGAGTTCTGCAAGGGCATTGGgaatttcagttttaaataaatggcaGTCCATTTTTACCGCATCAGATCTCATTCTATTCGATTGTTTTTTAACATCATTACCAGCAGTGGAACTTCCTTGTCCACATTTTTTAGTGGCATTTGCATGTTTCATTTTGACGTCATCTATTTTACCTGCACTGCTATTACCGTATccatttttacgatattttttgGTTCTGTCAACAATTTTGTTCAATCCTTTTTCACTGTCttctttgtaatttaaatgctTAATACCGGCTTTAAGTGCAtttatttcaactaaaatatttagattgtaATCAAAATCGTTACTAAATTTTTGATCACAGCTTGTGAAACTACTTGATCTGAAATCTTTTggcatgtattttttaatacgtcGTTCCATTTTAGTAAATGATAATCAATgtctatttttcataaaacacaacaaaacaaaattttataatactaataatatactatcaaAACAACTCAAAATCAATAGACACGTTAACATGGAAATTATTcctttattttgattataaaatatctatatatatacatatatattataacctatatatataaaagtcaAAGTGGAAATCTTTGTTACGGGTAAGCTTCAAAACGCCTGGACCGATTTCgcttattctttttttgtttaggtCGTAATTgccaggagaaggttcttatgtaagaaaaagttaagaaagttgcacggaaaattaaaaaaaaatacaatgaaaaataaaaaataccgatgactactattactattattattattattactactattttattttcggtaaccttggtaacaatttttttgttattattatttattttccccgattttgtaacatttttcactgatgaTTCGCTCCTATTGGTCGCAGGAGAAGGTgcttatgtaatacaattttaggaaaaCCCACCAGAAAAGTTCGAAAtctggatgtaaaaaaaacaacaacaactgtcactgcagtccagcaaaaaaaataaactatattaagatcgctattgattatgattgaatataatagttatatacctgttgttatatttttttaaaaccataataacaaaaataagaatgagCGAAATAAGTCTATTGTCCtcagtaaatttcaaattcacagcaatagactaacataataagttataccaagttttaatgtttta
The DNA window shown above is from Aphis gossypii isolate Hap1 chromosome 2, ASM2018417v2, whole genome shotgun sequence and carries:
- the LOC126550031 gene encoding uncharacterized protein LOC126550031; this translates as MERRIKKYMPKDFRSIEINALKAGIKHLNYKEDSEKGLNKIVDRTKKYRKNGYGNSSAGKIDDVKMKHANATKKCGQGSSTAGNDVKKQSNRMRSDAVKMDCHLFKTEIPNALAELITAMNGCLSQYICKTAKIQKMTVSFCFGKSNSQKLFIYGSENGMRYAMKLLKKILSKMVREFSVK